From the Ascaphus truei isolate aAscTru1 chromosome 15, aAscTru1.hap1, whole genome shotgun sequence genome, one window contains:
- the LOC142466726 gene encoding uncharacterized protein LOC142466726, whose product MEKMRTEQSCNIPINMTENASFNQSKQLINNVTASHSKRYILAAATEKDLGERGKSPIWLSDQNAQKTTQTGERPHVSLMRHKRTHTGKRPHVCGECGKGFRDMFSLMRHKRTHTGERPHVCGECGKGFSQLSSLNTHTMTHTGERPYVCGECGKGFSRLSNLNMHKKTHTGERPHVCGECGKGFSQLSILKTHTRTHTGERPYVCVECGKGFSRLSHLNMHKRTHTGERPHVCVECGKGFSVSSSLDKHMRTHTGEKPHVCEECGKGFSQLSHLNIHKRTHTGEKPHVCGECGKGFSVSSSLDKHMRTHTGERPHVCGQCGVGFSQSSSLDKHLRTHTGERPYVCGECGKGFSRLSNLNMHKMTHTGERPHVCGECGKGFNGSSSLRRHERTHTGERPHVCRECGKGFHAPSSLDAHKRTHTGERPHICGECGKGFSVSRSLDIHKRTHTGERPHVCGECGKAFSQLSHLKTHKRTHTGERPYVCGECGKGFSILSHLNTHKRIHTGERPHVCGECGKGFSDSSQLMRHKRTHTGERPHVCGECGKGFSDLSQLMRHKRTHTGERPHVCGECGKGFSVSSNLNIHKRTHTGERPHICRECGKGCSDLTSMNSHMRTHTGERPYVCGECGKAFSQLSHLNTHKRKHTGERPHVCGECGKGFSDSSQLMRHKRTHTGERPHVCGECGKGFSDLSQLMRHKRTHTGEKPHVCGECGKGFSVSSSLNIHKRTHTGERPHECGECGKRFSDLSSMNTHMRTHTGERPHVCVECGKGFSRLSHLNTHKKTHTGERPYLCEQCGKGFSQSYSLRNHKRTHTGERPHVWNVGRDLVIYPALGNTRGHTQGKDPSLKPGMFRDKQ is encoded by the coding sequence atggaaaagatgaggacagaacaatcttgcaacattccaataaatatgacagaaaatgcatctttcaaccagtcaaagcaattaataaacaatgtaactgcttctcattccaaaagatatatattagcTGCTGCCACAGAAAAAGATCTTGGAGAACGTGGGAAGAGTCCGATTTGGTTATCAGACCAAAATGCACAGAAGACAACACAGactggggagagaccgcatgtcaGTCTGatgagacacaagaggacacacacagggaagagaccacatgtatgtggggaatgtggaaagggatttaggGACATGTTCAGTCTGatgagacacaagaggacacacacaggggagagaccacatgtatgtggggaatgtggaaagggatttagtcagttatccagcctgaacacacacacgatgacacacacaggggagagaccgtatgtatgtggggaatgtgggaagggatttagtcggttatccaatCTGAACATGCACaagaagacacacacaggggagagaccacatgtatgtggggaatgtggaaagggttttagtcagttatccatccTGAAAACACacacaaggacacacacaggggagagaccgtatgtatgtgtggaatgtgggaagggatttagtcgttTATCCCATCTAAACatgcacaagaggacacacacaggggagagaccgcatgtatgtgtggaatgtgggaagggatttagtgtgtcatccagcctggacaaacacatgaggacacacacaggggagaaaccgcatgtatgtgaggaatgtgggaagggatttagtcagctatcccacctgaacatacacaagaggacacatacaggggagaaaccgcatgtatgtggggaatgtgggaagggatttagtgtgtcatccagcctggacaaacacatgaggacacacacaggggaaagaccgcatgtatgtgggcaATGTGGGGTGGGATTTAGTCAGTCATCCAGCCTGGACAAACActtgaggacacacacaggggagagaccgtatgtatgtggggaatgtgggaagggatttagtcggttatccaatCTGAACATgcacaagatgacacacacaggggagagaccacatgtatgtggggaatgtgggaagggatttaatgGGTCATCCAGCCTGAGGAGAcacgagaggacacacacaggggagagaccgcatgtatgtagggaatgtgggaagggatttcatGCGCCATCAAGCCTGGAcgcacacaagaggacacacacaggggagagaccacatatatgtggggaatgtgggaagggatttagtgtgtcacgCAGCCtggacatacacaagaggacacacacaggggagagaccgcatgtatgtggggaatgtgggaaggcatttagtcagttatcccacctgaagacacacaagaggacacacacaggggagagaccgtatgtatgtggggaatgtgggaagggatttagtatcttatcccacctgaacacacacaagaggatacacacaggtgagagaccgcatgtatgtggggaatgtgggaagggatttagtgactctTCCCAACTGatgagacacaagaggacacacacaggggagagaccgcatgtatgtggagaatgtggaaagggatttagtgacttatcccaaCTGatgagacacaagaggacacatacaggggaaagaccgcatgtatgtggggaatgtggcaagggatttagtgtgtcatccaacCTGAACATAcataagaggacacacacaggggaaagaCCGCATATATgtagggaatgtgggaagggatgtAGTGACTTAACCAGCATGAActcacacatgaggacacacacaggggagagaccgtatgtatgtggggaatgtgggaaggcatttagtcagttatcccacctgaacacacacaagaggaaacacacaggggagagaccgcatgtatgtggggaatgtgggaagggatttagtgactctTCCCAACTGatgagacacaagaggacacacacaggggagagaccgcatgtatgtggggaatgtgggaagggatttagtgacttatcccaaCTGatgagacacaagaggacacatacaggggaaaaacctcatgtatgtggggaatgtggaaagggatttagtgtgtcatccagcctgaacatacataagaggacacacacaggggagagaccgcatgaatgtggggaatgtgggaagagatttagtgacttatccagcatgaacacacacatgaggacacacacaggggagagaccgcatgtatgtgtggaatgtgggaaggggtttagtcggttatcccacctgaacacacacaagaagacacacacaggggagagaccgtatttaTGTGAGCAATGTggtaagggatttagtcagtcatACAGCCTGAGGAATCATAAGAGGacgcacacaggggagagaccgcatgtatggaatgtgggaagagatttagtgatttatccagccttaggaaacacaagaggacacacacaggggaaagacccatctctaaagccaggcatgtTTAGGGATAAGCAGTGA